From Coriobacteriia bacterium, one genomic window encodes:
- the rsmD gene encoding 16S rRNA (guanine(966)-N(2))-methyltransferase RsmD, whose amino-acid sequence MRIISGSLRGRHLEAPRGQDTTRPTSDRVREAVFSALTSRLGPGLAGGAVLDAFAGSGALGLEALSRGCASATFVELDSAAVMTVRSNVTVLGVGTRACIVAGDAIGLATRNAIPGGPFTLLLLDPPYRLGQEVVAGLLSALAMHGRIQDGAVVVFEHAVGIEPLWAQDFQLEWRKRYGTTEVDIAVYEKGTGAS is encoded by the coding sequence ATGAGGATCATTTCGGGAAGTCTGCGCGGACGCCACCTGGAGGCTCCCCGCGGGCAGGACACTACAAGACCCACCTCGGATAGAGTCAGAGAGGCGGTGTTCTCGGCACTGACCTCCCGACTGGGACCCGGCCTTGCCGGAGGGGCGGTTCTGGACGCGTTCGCGGGCAGCGGGGCTCTGGGCCTAGAGGCACTGTCGCGCGGGTGCGCCTCCGCAACCTTTGTGGAACTCGATTCCGCAGCCGTGATGACGGTTCGGTCGAATGTGACGGTATTGGGAGTCGGAACTCGCGCATGCATCGTTGCAGGTGACGCGATTGGTTTGGCGACACGAAACGCAATTCCGGGTGGACCATTCACATTGCTTCTACTCGACCCGCCGTATAGACTTGGGCAGGAAGTAGTCGCTGGGTTGCTTTCGGCACTGGCGATGCATGGTCGAATCCAAGATGGGGCCGTCGTCGTTTTCGAACATGCGGTTGGGATCGAGCCTCTATGGGCGCAAGATTTCCAACTCGAATGGCGTAAGAGGTATGGTACTACCGAAGTCGACATAGCCGTCTATGAGAAGGGGACAGGAGCGTCGTGA
- the plsX gene encoding phosphate acyltransferase PlsX, whose product MSQVCPVTVVVDAMGGDRAPSEILSGVELALASDPEIRIVLTGSDEVITPFAERHSDKVVAVPTTEVIAMDEHPASAVRSKKDSSIVVGCRLVADEHADAFFSAGSTGAAMAAATLVMGRIRGVRRPAIATVIPTVGIPCVLLDVGANADCKPEDLVQFAGMGAVYASVVLSVPAPRVALLNIGEESTKGSQLAQEAHVLMSEHVAGFVGNVEGRDLMNGACDVIVTDGFTGNVALKLLEGTSKVLLGEIKKAMTSTPILSLAAAVLKPALSDMKHRLDPDVYGGAPLLGVKGVCIIGHGSSNATAVANAIRVAAQAVRGGLTERVAEKIAKLD is encoded by the coding sequence ATGAGCCAAGTGTGCCCGGTCACGGTTGTTGTAGATGCAATGGGCGGCGACAGAGCTCCTTCCGAGATCCTGTCGGGCGTAGAACTTGCACTCGCAAGCGACCCTGAAATCCGGATCGTTCTCACGGGATCTGACGAAGTGATCACGCCCTTCGCGGAACGGCATTCGGACAAGGTAGTAGCCGTCCCGACAACAGAAGTCATCGCCATGGACGAGCACCCTGCGAGCGCCGTACGTTCCAAGAAGGACTCGTCGATCGTCGTGGGCTGCCGCCTCGTTGCCGACGAGCACGCCGATGCGTTCTTCTCTGCGGGTTCGACGGGGGCCGCCATGGCGGCCGCAACTCTTGTGATGGGCCGCATTCGCGGCGTGAGGCGTCCCGCTATCGCAACCGTGATTCCAACCGTCGGCATCCCATGCGTACTTCTCGATGTGGGCGCGAATGCCGACTGCAAGCCTGAAGACTTGGTGCAGTTTGCCGGGATGGGCGCCGTCTATGCGTCTGTAGTGCTCTCGGTGCCGGCTCCACGCGTCGCGTTGCTCAATATCGGCGAGGAGTCCACCAAAGGCTCTCAGCTCGCACAAGAAGCTCACGTTCTCATGAGCGAACACGTCGCGGGTTTTGTCGGCAACGTTGAGGGGCGCGATCTGATGAACGGCGCCTGTGACGTCATCGTCACCGATGGGTTCACTGGAAACGTCGCACTGAAGCTGCTGGAAGGAACCAGCAAGGTTCTGCTCGGCGAGATCAAAAAGGCGATGACCTCAACACCCATCCTGAGTCTTGCGGCGGCGGTTCTCAAGCCTGCGCTCTCCGACATGAAGCATCGTCTCGACCCTGACGTGTACGGTGGCGCGCCGCTTCTAGGGGTAAAAGGTGTCTGTATCATCGGGCATGGCTCCTCCAACGCAACCGCCGTGGCAAACGCAATCCGTGTTGCCGCACAGGCCGTGCGGGGGGGCTTGACCGAGCGTGTCGCCGAGAAGATCGCGAAACTAGACTGA
- a CDS encoding DUF1858 domain-containing protein yields the protein MQTVNTITPDMLISDVLRACPGAADVFIDHGLGCPSCLASGMETVAAVASMHEVSVESLLADLNALNAGSTEEE from the coding sequence ATGCAGACAGTGAACACGATTACGCCGGACATGCTCATCAGCGACGTACTCAGGGCTTGCCCAGGAGCTGCCGACGTGTTCATAGATCACGGTCTCGGCTGTCCCTCATGCCTAGCCTCTGGCATGGAGACTGTTGCAGCGGTTGCAAGCATGCATGAGGTGTCGGTCGAGAGCCTGCTTGCGGATCTGAACGCGCTAAATGCCGGTTCCACGGAGGAGGAGTGA
- the coaD gene encoding pantetheine-phosphate adenylyltransferase yields the protein MKRGIVPGTFDPVTSGHLDIIERAAPLFDELVVGVAHSEGKGSGPLFTAEERVALIRAATAHLPNVSVISFDTLLVDFAREMNASVIIKGLRAMTDFEREFQMSALNWRLNSEIETMFIMAIPEFMFLSSSAVKEIAAHCGSVRGLVPDVVCDALARKMKSTC from the coding sequence GTGAAACGTGGCATCGTGCCCGGCACGTTCGACCCTGTGACCTCCGGCCACCTTGATATCATCGAAAGAGCCGCGCCGCTGTTCGATGAGCTGGTTGTTGGAGTCGCGCATTCGGAAGGCAAAGGAAGCGGCCCTCTCTTCACCGCAGAAGAACGTGTTGCGCTCATTAGGGCGGCAACCGCTCATCTTCCTAACGTTTCGGTCATATCTTTTGATACGCTGTTGGTAGATTTTGCTCGAGAGATGAATGCTTCGGTTATCATCAAGGGTCTGCGGGCCATGACCGACTTCGAGCGCGAGTTTCAGATGTCCGCACTCAATTGGCGTCTGAACTCGGAGATTGAGACAATGTTCATCATGGCTATTCCGGAGTTCATGTTCCTGAGCTCCTCAGCAGTGAAGGAAATTGCAGCGCACTGCGGGTCTGTTCGTGGCTTGGTTCCTGATGTGGTATGCGACGCACTCGCCCGGAAGATGAAAAGCACCTGCTAG
- a CDS encoding ATP synthase F0 subunit B: MDIMALIDRFEETIDNARGVPFTSNKMVDPDKVYEIIDEIRAQFPDELKQARWIVKERQEMLEEAEKEANRILEEARDRAHSIASEQEVVRLAESQAADILDKARTQEREIRLGAEDYADEMMANLEVNLGKLLTAVQRGRDRLQGKLSQRQ; the protein is encoded by the coding sequence ATGGATATCATGGCCCTGATCGACCGGTTCGAAGAGACAATTGACAACGCGCGTGGAGTACCTTTCACGAGCAACAAGATGGTCGACCCGGACAAGGTCTACGAGATCATTGACGAGATCCGGGCTCAGTTCCCCGACGAACTCAAGCAGGCGCGCTGGATCGTCAAGGAGCGCCAGGAGATGCTGGAAGAAGCCGAGAAAGAAGCCAACCGCATTCTGGAAGAGGCTCGTGACCGGGCGCACTCGATTGCAAGCGAACAGGAAGTCGTTCGGCTTGCGGAGTCGCAAGCCGCCGACATTCTCGACAAGGCCCGTACCCAAGAGCGTGAGATTCGTCTCGGCGCCGAAGACTACGCTGACGAGATGATGGCGAACCTTGAGGTGAACCTCGGTAAGCTGCTCACCGCCGTCCAGCGTGGCCGTGACCGTCTCCAGGGGAAGCTCTCGCAGCGCCAGTAA
- a CDS encoding ketoacyl-ACP synthase III, translated as MTRYASITGTGSYLPEAIITNQDLERMVDTSDEWIVSRTGIRERHMVAPGEATSDLAARAAERALARSGVPRDQVDMLIMATATADRFFPSTACIVQDKIGLTCPAFDINAACTGFIYALHTATSMIESGRAETVLVIGAEALTRRVDFTDRSTCILFGDGAGAVVLQASGEPGVFSIVLGADGSGSDLLTVVAGGSAVPLTEDGLHAGLQYLRMAGNEIYKFAVRAIPKVTLEALEQSGHTVEDLAWLIPHQANKRITDTVEERLGMDESRVYNDISMTGNTSAASIPLALDELYSRGKLQPGDLIALVGFGAGLTWGAATLRWSMAVPNEEVS; from the coding sequence ATGACACGTTATGCTTCGATCACGGGGACCGGCTCCTACCTGCCCGAGGCCATAATCACCAACCAGGATCTCGAGCGCATGGTTGACACGTCTGACGAATGGATCGTCTCGCGGACGGGGATTCGAGAACGCCACATGGTCGCCCCCGGAGAAGCCACATCGGACCTTGCCGCACGCGCAGCAGAGCGTGCGCTGGCGAGATCCGGGGTACCTCGCGATCAAGTCGACATGCTCATTATGGCAACCGCAACCGCGGACAGGTTCTTTCCTTCGACGGCATGTATCGTCCAGGACAAGATCGGCCTCACGTGCCCGGCCTTCGACATCAATGCGGCCTGTACAGGTTTCATCTATGCTCTGCACACGGCAACGTCCATGATCGAATCTGGCAGGGCCGAGACGGTCCTTGTGATAGGTGCTGAGGCGCTTACACGACGCGTGGACTTCACAGACCGGTCGACCTGCATCCTGTTCGGCGACGGTGCAGGGGCAGTGGTTCTTCAGGCATCAGGCGAACCCGGAGTGTTCTCCATCGTCTTGGGTGCCGACGGATCAGGGTCCGATCTGCTTACCGTAGTGGCCGGCGGTTCGGCAGTCCCTCTTACGGAAGATGGCCTGCATGCCGGGCTGCAGTATCTTCGAATGGCCGGCAACGAAATCTACAAGTTCGCCGTCCGAGCGATCCCCAAGGTTACGCTCGAAGCATTGGAGCAGTCCGGCCACACGGTCGAAGATCTTGCGTGGCTGATTCCGCACCAGGCCAACAAGCGGATAACCGACACCGTCGAGGAACGTCTCGGCATGGACGAGTCGCGGGTGTACAACGACATTTCCATGACCGGAAACACGTCGGCGGCCTCGATACCGCTTGCGCTCGATGAACTGTATTCGCGCGGGAAGCTACAACCCGGGGACCTGATCGCGCTGGTCGGATTCGGCGCGGGCCTCACGTGGGGCGCTGCAACGTTGCGATGGTCGATGGCTGTTCCGAACGAGGAGGTCTCCTAG
- the rpmF gene encoding 50S ribosomal protein L32, with protein MAVPKRKTGRAKTNSRRSSHSLEATASSLCSQCHEPKVPHRVCPTCGFYNGKEIIETN; from the coding sequence ATGGCTGTCCCGAAGCGAAAGACCGGCCGCGCGAAGACCAACTCGCGTCGTTCATCCCATAGCCTGGAAGCGACAGCAAGTTCGCTTTGCTCGCAGTGCCACGAGCCCAAGGTGCCGCATCGCGTGTGCCCGACGTGTGGTTTCTATAACGGCAAAGAGATCATCGAGACCAACTAG
- a CDS encoding DAK2 domain-containing protein → MTVSLYVGLVSSAAQTLKERKEEVNRLNVFPVPDGDTGTNMSLTMDVVVAEVGKLGDDANLHTIAQAITHGSLMGARGNSGVILSQILRGLCEGAEGATEFDAEAVAKALERSVVVAFQAVRKPVEGTILTVLRDTAEAARRAANDGAPIADALTRISAAAFESVRRTPELLPVLKESGVVDAGGFGLAILIEGFVAGALGAAVHIEDVSSASAPLMGVVPVDDWDDSEYLYCTEFLLYGDNVDPALIEEYVSSQGGSELVVGSDGEYKVHVHTNNPGAVLQYMTVLGEVAEVHVNNMRRQTEARDRGLKAENAAALAAKRTAPAKPIGFVAVAAGDGLAEILHSLGADVVVSGGQTMNPSTQELLEAIESVHADKVIVLPNNKNIVMAANAAASVASRPTVVVPTTSVPQSFSAMLAVDGGQDLDVLASAMTEAAEGVRSGEVTTAVKDAKGKAGDIKTGDIIGISEHEIEIIGSAVGEVSVRLAGVLLADGAETLTVLAGEDLSDPDLEALAEELGKAYPDVDIETHRGGQPLYPVILAAE, encoded by the coding sequence ATGACCGTATCTCTGTACGTCGGCCTGGTATCCTCTGCTGCGCAGACTCTCAAAGAGCGCAAAGAGGAAGTGAACCGGCTGAATGTGTTTCCGGTTCCCGATGGTGACACGGGAACCAACATGTCGCTCACAATGGATGTCGTCGTAGCCGAGGTCGGCAAACTGGGTGACGACGCGAACCTCCACACCATCGCGCAAGCCATCACACATGGATCGCTCATGGGGGCCCGAGGCAACTCGGGGGTCATATTGAGCCAGATTCTGCGGGGGCTTTGCGAAGGCGCTGAAGGCGCCACCGAATTCGACGCAGAAGCGGTCGCCAAGGCTCTTGAGCGCTCGGTTGTTGTTGCGTTTCAGGCTGTGCGTAAACCGGTTGAAGGTACGATCCTGACTGTTCTTCGTGACACTGCGGAAGCGGCTCGACGGGCGGCAAATGACGGCGCTCCCATTGCCGATGCCCTCACACGCATCAGCGCGGCGGCGTTTGAGTCCGTTCGTCGCACTCCCGAACTGCTCCCCGTCTTGAAGGAAAGCGGGGTTGTCGACGCCGGTGGTTTTGGGCTGGCCATTCTGATCGAAGGGTTTGTGGCCGGGGCTTTGGGGGCAGCGGTACATATCGAAGACGTGTCGTCGGCCTCGGCTCCCCTCATGGGTGTCGTGCCCGTGGACGATTGGGATGACAGCGAATACCTGTACTGCACGGAATTCCTGCTGTATGGCGATAACGTTGATCCGGCACTGATCGAGGAGTACGTGTCCTCGCAAGGTGGTAGCGAGCTCGTCGTCGGCAGCGACGGAGAATACAAAGTCCACGTTCACACGAACAACCCTGGTGCTGTTCTGCAGTACATGACGGTACTCGGCGAGGTTGCCGAGGTTCACGTCAACAACATGCGCCGCCAGACCGAGGCCCGTGATCGCGGCCTCAAAGCGGAGAATGCGGCGGCATTGGCCGCCAAGCGCACGGCTCCGGCGAAACCGATTGGCTTTGTGGCCGTGGCAGCCGGTGACGGTCTAGCGGAAATACTGCATTCCTTGGGCGCAGACGTCGTCGTCAGCGGCGGTCAAACCATGAATCCGTCCACACAGGAGCTTCTTGAGGCTATTGAGTCCGTACATGCGGACAAGGTCATCGTACTTCCGAACAACAAGAACATCGTGATGGCGGCCAACGCGGCGGCTTCGGTCGCGTCGAGGCCGACGGTGGTGGTTCCTACCACCTCGGTGCCGCAATCATTCTCGGCGATGCTTGCTGTTGATGGCGGACAGGACTTGGATGTTTTGGCCTCAGCGATGACGGAGGCTGCCGAGGGAGTCCGAAGCGGCGAGGTCACTACGGCCGTCAAAGACGCCAAAGGCAAGGCAGGGGACATCAAGACCGGTGACATCATCGGCATCAGCGAACACGAGATCGAGATCATAGGATCAGCGGTCGGCGAGGTGTCTGTGCGTTTGGCCGGCGTGCTTCTCGCCGATGGAGCCGAGACACTCACTGTACTTGCAGGAGAGGATCTGTCCGATCCTGACCTTGAGGCACTCGCAGAAGAACTCGGCAAGGCCTATCCCGATGTGGATATTGAGACGCATCGTGGTGGCCAGCCCCTCTACCCGGTCATTCTGGCCGCCGAATAG
- the recG gene encoding ATP-dependent DNA helicase RecG produces MSETPVHHSPDRCTRLAAHASPIESARFVDAARAKALRSMGVNTVGDLIRHYPMRYLDLSTVASLREVKVGAEVTVVGRVHEIRIKKPRPRLTITEIGIVDGTGVLLGVWFNQPYVERRFAPGDRVAFAGKVELDYGFKQIKTPFVEKLPTEQDGVITSLGRILPVHRATEALSTNWLRRLVAAAVDDYCGIPDHLPSALREARCLMPLGSALREIQFPEHLASITEARTRLAYDEILLLQLYTAIRRHALTRERTGTAHIVGGPHLRALEAALPFTLTKDQARAIAEIHDDMVSPHPMNRLLLGDVGTGKTLVAAHALVASADTGAQSAMMAPTEVLATQYASAIGPLLDSSGVSWGLLTGSTPAAKKREILGRVAEGAVQVLFGTHALLEESVVFDRLSLAIVDEQHRFGVNQRLGLREKGTATDLLVMTATPIPRSLALTLYGDLETSYLRIRPNACSGVTTALVRPRERQKAYDAIRTAVREGRQAYVVCALVEESEAAEAKAAKVEVERLRSQVFPELRIGLLTGRMRSSDKLKTMHEFRSGEIDVLVATTVIEVGVDVPNATVMMVEDADRFGLAQLHQLRGRVGRGAYSGCVYLVADPRNQDSQERMNAIMATEDGFELAELDLKLRGEGHILGDQQHGLPALKLASVIADGELIEQARADARAIVEKDPHLVLPAHAPLREEVRRVFSSAWEWVSSG; encoded by the coding sequence GTGTCCGAAACCCCAGTACACCACTCTCCGGACAGGTGTACTCGGCTGGCCGCTCACGCATCGCCGATAGAGAGCGCTCGCTTCGTTGACGCGGCGCGGGCGAAGGCCTTGCGCAGCATGGGTGTCAACACGGTCGGCGATCTCATCCGCCACTATCCCATGCGCTATCTCGATCTCAGTACGGTTGCGAGCCTCCGAGAGGTCAAGGTTGGAGCCGAGGTGACCGTCGTTGGGCGCGTACACGAAATCCGGATCAAGAAGCCTCGGCCTCGCCTGACCATCACTGAAATAGGCATTGTCGACGGCACCGGAGTGTTGCTCGGCGTCTGGTTCAATCAACCATACGTGGAACGCAGGTTTGCACCGGGAGACAGGGTTGCTTTTGCCGGGAAAGTTGAACTCGACTACGGGTTCAAACAGATCAAGACGCCGTTTGTCGAAAAGCTTCCGACGGAGCAAGACGGAGTGATCACCAGCTTGGGTCGCATCCTTCCTGTTCACCGGGCGACGGAAGCACTGAGCACCAACTGGCTTAGGAGACTCGTCGCCGCAGCTGTCGACGACTACTGCGGCATTCCGGACCATCTGCCTTCCGCACTGCGTGAAGCGCGATGCTTGATGCCGCTAGGCTCTGCGCTCAGGGAAATCCAGTTCCCCGAGCATCTCGCTTCCATCACGGAAGCTCGTACGCGGTTGGCATACGACGAAATCCTCCTGCTGCAGCTGTATACGGCGATACGCCGACATGCACTCACGCGCGAACGCACAGGAACCGCACATATCGTCGGTGGACCTCATCTCAGAGCGCTTGAGGCGGCACTCCCGTTCACTCTGACCAAGGACCAAGCGCGCGCGATCGCTGAGATCCATGACGACATGGTGTCTCCTCACCCTATGAACCGACTTCTGCTTGGGGACGTGGGGACCGGCAAGACCCTTGTGGCGGCCCATGCCCTGGTCGCGTCAGCCGACACGGGCGCACAATCCGCGATGATGGCTCCAACAGAAGTACTCGCCACGCAGTACGCTAGCGCCATCGGGCCTCTGCTCGACTCATCCGGAGTATCGTGGGGGCTGCTCACCGGATCTACGCCTGCAGCCAAGAAGCGGGAGATTCTCGGCCGAGTCGCCGAAGGCGCGGTACAAGTGCTGTTTGGGACTCACGCACTGCTGGAAGAAAGCGTGGTCTTTGATCGGCTCAGCCTTGCGATCGTTGATGAGCAGCATCGTTTCGGTGTGAACCAGAGACTTGGCCTGCGCGAGAAAGGGACAGCGACAGACTTGCTGGTAATGACCGCTACCCCCATTCCCCGGTCGCTGGCGCTGACCCTCTACGGCGATCTGGAGACCTCCTACCTCCGCATACGGCCCAATGCGTGCTCTGGTGTGACGACCGCCTTGGTGCGTCCCAGAGAGCGTCAGAAGGCATACGACGCCATCCGGACGGCCGTCAGAGAAGGCCGGCAGGCGTATGTCGTCTGCGCGCTTGTCGAAGAGTCGGAAGCAGCCGAAGCCAAGGCCGCGAAAGTTGAGGTGGAGCGTCTCCGAAGTCAGGTCTTTCCCGAACTCAGGATCGGTCTTCTCACCGGCAGGATGCGGTCATCGGACAAGCTCAAGACAATGCACGAGTTTCGCAGCGGCGAGATTGACGTGCTTGTAGCAACCACGGTGATTGAGGTTGGCGTCGATGTCCCCAATGCGACCGTCATGATGGTGGAAGACGCCGACCGGTTTGGCTTGGCGCAGCTTCACCAGCTCCGAGGGCGTGTCGGACGTGGCGCCTATTCGGGATGCGTGTATCTCGTCGCCGATCCGCGCAACCAGGATAGCCAAGAGCGTATGAACGCGATCATGGCGACCGAAGACGGCTTTGAACTCGCTGAGCTGGACTTGAAGTTGCGCGGAGAAGGCCATATCCTCGGCGACCAGCAGCACGGGCTTCCGGCTCTGAAGCTCGCGTCGGTCATAGCGGACGGGGAGCTCATCGAACAGGCCAGAGCCGATGCCCGTGCGATCGTCGAGAAGGATCCTCATCTTGTGCTGCCCGCGCATGCCCCACTGCGCGAAGAGGTCCGTCGCGTCTTCTCCTCGGCGTGGGAGTGGGTGAGCAGCGGATGA
- a CDS encoding Asp23/Gls24 family envelope stress response protein, which translates to MPKPISGSVNIANDVLADLAGYAALESYGIVGMASPSLRDGVAQLLPAQKLRRGVRVSPTEDGVAVDLYVIIEFGTNLAEVSHNLANRVRYVLTDTADLKVVVVDVHVQGVKVRNQ; encoded by the coding sequence ATGCCAAAGCCAATCTCCGGCAGTGTGAACATTGCGAACGATGTGCTTGCAGACTTGGCAGGATATGCAGCTCTGGAAAGCTATGGCATCGTCGGAATGGCAAGCCCGTCCCTGCGCGACGGTGTAGCACAGCTCCTCCCGGCGCAGAAGCTGCGTCGCGGCGTCAGGGTTTCGCCAACCGAGGATGGCGTTGCAGTCGACCTGTACGTCATCATCGAATTCGGCACCAATCTGGCCGAGGTGTCGCATAACCTTGCAAATCGCGTTCGATACGTGTTGACTGACACGGCCGACCTTAAGGTTGTCGTTGTAGACGTGCACGTGCAGGGTGTTAAGGTCCGCAACCAGTAA
- a CDS encoding DegV family protein, which produces MPKVGLVTDSTCDLGPDQLAAMDVTMVPLIVHFGDEGYRDWIEMVPTQFYERLAASAKLPTTSQPSPADFTAAYGREVANGAEEIVVITISSTFSGTFESAMLAAETASVPVRIVDSKLASQATGLVVKAAVEARSQGKTAEEIEAVALKVARSTRLFFVLDTLDNLVKGGRAGKAAGLAAALLNIKPVLRVNSDGIIEPFKKVRGRPQAIAALAQHIAEDSKANGHMRVAMLHGCCDDSAQELEDAITAAGADVEYDSHGLIGSVIGVHTGQRTVGAAYYPVG; this is translated from the coding sequence ATGCCGAAAGTCGGACTTGTTACGGACAGCACGTGTGATCTTGGCCCTGACCAGCTAGCCGCGATGGATGTGACGATGGTCCCCCTCATCGTGCATTTCGGAGATGAAGGCTACCGCGACTGGATTGAGATGGTGCCGACGCAGTTCTACGAGCGGCTGGCCGCTTCGGCGAAGTTGCCTACGACTTCGCAGCCTTCACCAGCGGACTTCACCGCCGCCTACGGTCGCGAAGTCGCTAATGGTGCTGAGGAGATCGTCGTCATAACGATTTCTTCGACGTTCTCAGGCACGTTCGAGTCCGCAATGCTGGCCGCCGAGACCGCCTCCGTTCCGGTGAGGATCGTCGACTCGAAGTTGGCATCTCAGGCTACAGGTCTGGTCGTCAAAGCTGCGGTGGAAGCGCGCTCTCAAGGCAAGACCGCCGAGGAAATCGAGGCTGTCGCACTGAAAGTAGCCCGCTCAACTCGCCTCTTCTTCGTGCTCGACACCCTCGATAACCTCGTGAAAGGCGGTCGCGCTGGAAAGGCGGCAGGGCTGGCAGCGGCGCTGTTGAACATCAAACCTGTTCTGCGCGTAAATTCGGACGGCATCATCGAGCCATTCAAGAAAGTTCGCGGCCGACCGCAAGCCATAGCGGCACTGGCACAGCACATAGCGGAAGACTCCAAGGCCAACGGCCACATGAGGGTGGCGATGCTCCACGGCTGCTGCGACGATTCGGCGCAGGAACTCGAGGATGCGATCACCGCCGCCGGCGCTGATGTGGAATATGACTCCCACGGCCTCATCGGTTCCGTGATCGGAGTCCATACCGGCCAACGCACTGTCGGCGCCGCCTATTATCCTGTCGGCTAG
- the fabK gene encoding enoyl-[acyl-carrier-protein] reductase FabK — translation MALHTRLTELLGIEYPIIQGGMAWTATAELAAAVSNAGGIGIIGAGQMPTEVLRTEIRNAKTLTNRPFGVNLMLLTPHIDELVAMVIEEGVRVVTTGAGNPGKYMPALKNAGIKVLPIAPSVALAKRLESVGADAIIGEGMEAGGHIGELTTMVLVPQLVDAVNVPVIAAGGIADGRGLAAALALGAEGVQVGTRFMCATECTIHMAVKERVLKAGDRDTVVTGRSTGHPVRVLKNKLSRQIEELDRDNKVDEIDRLGTGRLALAMRQGDIEMGSLMAGQVAGLVRRIQPAAEIITEIATEAESVIQRLATLTHRVQA, via the coding sequence ATGGCGCTTCATACTCGGCTCACTGAGTTGCTGGGCATCGAATACCCGATCATTCAGGGCGGCATGGCTTGGACGGCGACGGCTGAACTTGCCGCCGCCGTCAGCAACGCAGGTGGCATCGGAATCATCGGCGCCGGCCAGATGCCCACGGAAGTCCTGCGGACTGAGATTCGCAACGCGAAGACACTGACGAACCGCCCGTTCGGCGTGAACCTCATGCTGCTGACTCCGCACATCGATGAACTCGTGGCCATGGTCATCGAAGAAGGCGTGCGAGTCGTAACGACGGGAGCAGGCAACCCCGGCAAGTACATGCCGGCACTCAAGAACGCCGGCATCAAAGTACTTCCGATCGCACCCTCAGTCGCTCTCGCGAAACGCCTTGAGTCGGTAGGTGCCGACGCGATCATCGGCGAAGGTATGGAAGCCGGAGGACACATCGGCGAACTTACGACGATGGTTCTGGTTCCGCAGCTCGTCGATGCGGTGAACGTTCCCGTCATCGCCGCCGGCGGCATCGCTGACGGCAGGGGATTGGCGGCGGCTCTGGCTTTGGGTGCGGAAGGTGTGCAGGTGGGTACAAGGTTCATGTGCGCCACGGAGTGCACCATCCACATGGCGGTCAAGGAGCGCGTCTTGAAGGCTGGCGATAGAGACACGGTGGTCACCGGCCGCTCCACCGGCCATCCGGTGCGGGTCCTCAAGAACAAGCTTTCGAGGCAGATCGAGGAACTCGATCGCGACAACAAGGTGGACGAGATCGATCGTCTCGGCACGGGCAGACTTGCTCTGGCGATGCGTCAGGGCGACATCGAGATGGGTTCTCTCATGGCGGGGCAGGTGGCGGGGCTCGTAAGAAGGATCCAACCGGCTGCCGAGATCATCACCGAAATAGCCACGGAGGCCGAATCGGTGATCCAACGTCTTGCTACTCTGACGCATCGGGTACAGGCGTGA
- a CDS encoding DUF177 domain-containing protein encodes MEACLVDVSPILGDLGATVVVSGELQVDDLTVGAEEFIVRGPAKYEITVTHTGTAIVAYGGVSLPTVATCARCLCEFPLDINGEVEGFYVFPGKDSDVPEEQEVEYINSDETVDLAPAMLAALVLDAPFAPLHAEDCAGICLECGADLNEGTCGCGRGDGAPGHPFSALRTLVDQDSAGSSQ; translated from the coding sequence ATGGAAGCGTGTCTTGTTGATGTGTCGCCGATTCTCGGAGATCTGGGCGCCACCGTTGTCGTGTCAGGTGAACTGCAAGTAGACGACTTGACGGTGGGTGCGGAGGAGTTCATTGTCCGCGGCCCGGCGAAGTACGAAATCACAGTGACTCACACAGGAACAGCCATCGTCGCTTACGGTGGCGTTTCGCTGCCCACGGTCGCAACGTGCGCTCGGTGCCTCTGCGAGTTTCCTCTCGATATCAATGGCGAGGTCGAGGGTTTCTATGTGTTTCCCGGCAAAGACAGTGACGTGCCGGAGGAACAGGAAGTCGAGTACATCAACTCCGACGAAACGGTAGACCTCGCCCCGGCCATGCTCGCCGCGTTGGTGCTCGATGCGCCATTCGCACCCTTGCACGCCGAGGACTGCGCGGGGATATGTCTCGAGTGCGGCGCGGATCTCAACGAAGGGACATGCGGTTGCGGGAGAGGCGACGGGGCGCCCGGGCATCCGTTCTCGGCGCTCAGGACTCTCGTCGATCAGGATAGTGCCGGCTCATCTCAATAG